A genome region from Erigeron canadensis isolate Cc75 chromosome 3, C_canadensis_v1, whole genome shotgun sequence includes the following:
- the LOC122592859 gene encoding 60S ribosomal protein L14-2 translates to MPFKRYVEIGRIALVNYGKDYGKLVVIVDVIDQNRALVDAPDMVRGQMNFKRLTLTDIKIDIKRVPNKKSLIAAMEAADVKNKWENSSWGRKLIVQKKRASLNDFDRFKIMLAKIKKAGVVKQELAKLKKETTA, encoded by the exons ATG CCGTTCAAGAGGTACGTGGAGATCGGAAGAATCGCACTTGTTAACTACGGAAAGGATTATGGAAAGCTTGTTGTCATCGTTGATGTCATCGATCAAAACAGG GCTCTTGTTGATGCACCTGACATGGTTAGAGGTCAAATGAACTTCAAAAGGCTAACCCTTACAGACATCAAAATTGATATCAAGAGAGTCCCTAACAAGAAAAGTCTTATTGCTGCTATGGAGGCTGCTG atgtCAAAAACAAGTGGGAGAACAGCTCATGGGGAAGGAAGCTTATCGTGCAAAAGAAGAGGGCATCTCTGAATGATTTTGACAGGTTCAAGATCATGTTGGCAAAGATCAAG AAGGCAGGTGTTGTAAAGCAAGAACTAGCTAAGCTTAAGAAGGAAACAACCGCCTAG
- the LOC122593983 gene encoding vacuolar protein sorting-associated protein 2 homolog 3: MNMNIFKKKPTPKEALRESKREMANATRGVEREITALQVEEKKLVAEIKRTAKTGNEAATKILARQLIRLRQQIAKLQNSRAQMRGIATHTQALAAHSSVSVGMKGATKAMSAMNKEMAPAKQIKVMQDFQKQSAQMDMTSEMMSDAIDDVIDDDEAEDETDELTNQVLDEIGVDVASQLSSAPKGKIAGKNTEDASSSGMDELEKRLAALRG; encoded by the exons ATGAATATGAACATCTTCAAGAAGAAACCCACCCCTAAAG AAGCACTTCGAGAAAGTAAACGAGAAATGGCTAATGCTACTAGag GTGTAGAGAGGGAAATTACAGCATTGCAAGTTGAG GAAAAGAAACTTGTTGCCGAGATTAAGAGAACAGCTAAAACAGGAAATGAG GCAGCCACAAAGATTTTAGCCCGCCAATTGATCAGGCTTAGACAACAAATAGCCAAGCTACAAAATAGTCGAGCCCAAATGAGAGGCATAGCAACCCATACACAG GCATTAGCTGCACACTCTTCTGTGTCTGTTGGGATGAAAGGTGCAACTAAAGCAATGTCAGCAATGAATAAG GAAATGGCCCCTGCGAAGCAAATAAAGGTGATGCAAGATTTCCAGAAGCAATCAGCACAGATGGATATGACG AGTGAGATGATGTCAGATGCCATTGACGATGTTATTGATGATGACGAAGCTGAAGATGAAACAGACGAGCTAACAAACCAG GTGCTAGATGAGATTGGTGTCGATGTGGCTTCACAG TTATCATCAGCTCCCAAAGGAAAAATTGCCGGGAAAAACACCGAGGATGCTAGCAG TTCCGGAATGGATGAGCTAGAGAAGAGATTGGCGGCCTTGAGAGGTTAA
- the LOC122591117 gene encoding casein kinase 1-like protein 9: MDRVVGNKFKLGRKIGSGSFGELFLGVNIQTGEEVAVKLEPSKTKHPQLHYESKIYMILQGGTGVPTLKWYGVEGECNAMVIDLLGPSLEDLFNYCNRKFSLKTVLMLADQLINRVEYMHARSFLHRDLKPDNFLMGLGRKANQVYIIDFGLAKKYRDLQSHRHIPYRENKNLTGTARYASVNTHLGVEQSRRDDLESLGYVLMYFLRGSLPWQGLKAGTKKQKYDRISEKKMLTPIEVLCKSYPSEFTSYFHYCRSLRFEDKPDYSYLKRLFRDLFIREGYQFDYVFDWTILKYPQIGASTRGRTQSGIVGQNVGTSTDKPPGRTSAGQDVRETISRRNPSGVGRHELSRNRTSENVPSSKDVQPDSEKVRSSRNGSTSRRASFLSSKPGSSAEATDGRSSRVVSSSGGRLSTTNRGYDTKPLGFSGTSKGGRDDPLRSFEFLQIRK, encoded by the exons ATGGATCGTGTTGTTGGTAATAAGTTTAAGCTTGGAAGGAAAATTGGAAGTGGATCTTTTGGTGAACTCTTTTtag GTGTTAATATTCAAACTGGGGAAGAAGTTGCTGTTAAGCTG GAACCTTCCAAGACGAAACATCCTCAACTTCATTatgaatcaaaaatatatatgattctCCAGGGAGGAA cGGGAGTACCTACCCTTAAGTGGTATGGAGTAGAGGGTGAGTGCAATGCCATGGTCATTGACCTCCTTGGACCAAGCCTGGAAGACCTTTTTAATTATTGCAATAGAAAGTTTTCCTTGAAGACAGTTTTAATGCTTGCAGATCAGTTA ataaatagagttgagtacatGCATGCAAGAAGCTTTCTTCACCGTGACCTAAAGCCTGACAATTTTTTAATGGGCCTGGGCCGCAAAGCAAATCAG GTGTACATCATTGATTTTGGCCTTGCAAAAAAGTATAgggatcttcaaagtcatagaCACATACCCTACAG GGAAAACAAGAATCTCACCGGCACGGCTCGCTATGCCAGTGTCAACACACACCTTGGAGTTG AACAAAGTAGACGGGATGATTTAGAATCTCTTGGTTATGTTCTTATGTATTTTCTAAGAGGAAG CCTTCCCTGGCAGGGATTGAAAGCAGGAACTAAGAAACAGAAATATGACAGGATAAGTGAAAAGAAGATGTTGACTCCAATAGAG GTGCTCTGCAAATCATATCCTTCAGAGTTCACTTCATACTTCCATTATTGTCGATCTTTGAGATTTGAAGACAAACCAGACTATTCATATCTGAAGAGGCTTTTCCGAGACTTGTTTATCCGTGAAG GCTATCAGTTTGATTATGTCTTTGATTGGACCATTTTGAAGTATCCACAAATTGGTGCTAGCACTAGAGGAAGA ACGCAAAGTGGAATAGTTGGTCAAAATGTTGGAACATCCACAGATAAACCTCCTGGAAGAACCTCAG CCGGACAAGATGTTCGTGAGACAATCTCTAGAAGAAATCCATCTGGTGTTGGCCGCCATGAACTCTCAAGAAATAGGACTTCAGAGAATGTACCTTCATCAAAAGATGTG CAACCTGACTCAGAAAAAGTTCGATCTTCACGAAACGGGAGCACGTCAAGACGTGCCTCTTTCCTGAGCAGCAAACCTGGCTCTTCAGCAGAAGCCACAGATGGTAGATCAAGCCGAGTCGTGTCAAGCAGTGGGGGCCGCTTATCTACTACTAATAGAGGATATGATACCAAACCGTTGGGCTTCTCTGGTACTTCAAAGGGTGGGCGTGACGATCCTCTCAGGAGCTTTGAATTCCTCCAAATCAGGAAGTAA
- the LOC122592484 gene encoding serine/threonine-protein kinase tricornered translates to MDSARSWLHKFQPRDRLRSNTRKREESMGDLEDPKSQVTDEEASNITKQKVAAAKKYIENHYKEQMKNLQERRERRILLEKKLADGDVSEEDQNNLLRFLEKKETEYMRLQRHKMGVDDFELLTMIGKGAFGEVRICREKTTGSVYAMKKLKKSEMLRRGQVEHVKAERNLLAEVDSNCIVKLYCSFQDNEYLYLIMEYLPGGDMMTLLMRKDTLTDDEARFYVAETVLAIESIHKHNYVHRDIKPDNLLLDRYGHLRLSDFGLCKPLDCSTLEDKDFSPEESVSNSTGEGNAAAPKRTQQEQLQHWQKNRRTLAYSTVGTPDYIAPEVLLKKGYSLECDWWSLGAIMYEMLVGYPPFYSDDPMSTCRKIVHWKSHLKFPQEAQLSLEAKDLISRLLCNVNHRLGSKGADEIKAHPWFKGIDWDRIYHMEAAFIPEVNDELDTQNFEKFEESEHQSKSSSRSGPWRRMLSSKDINFVGYTYKNFEIVNDYQVPGMAELKKKKNKPKRPTIKSLFEEESGNESS, encoded by the exons ATGGATTCAGCAAGGAGCTGGTTACATAAGTTTCAACCAAGGGATCGGTTGAGATCCAATACTCGAAAGAGGGAGGAGTCGATGGGTGACCTTGAAGATCCGAAGAGCCAAGTAACGGATGAAGAAGCCTCAAATATAACAAAACAGAAGGTTGCTGCTGCTAAAAAGTATATTGAAAACCATTATAaggaacaaatgaagaacttgcAAGAGAGGAGAGAACG gCGAATCCTACTCGAGAAGAAACTAGCTGATGGTGATGTTTCAGAGGAAGATCAAAACAACTTGCTTAGATTTTTAGAGAAGAAGGAAACTGAATACATGCGCCTTCAAAGGCATAAAATGGGGGTTGATGATTTTGAGCTACTTACCATGATCGGAAAAGGGGCATTTGGTGAG GTCAGAATCTGCAGGGAGAAGACTACAGGCAGTGTATATGCCATGAAAAAGCTTAAGAAATCAGAAATGTTACGTAGAGGTCAA gTTGAACATGTGAAAGCTGAAAGGAATCTGCTTGCCGAGGTGGATAGCAATTGCATTGTGAAGTTGTATTGTTCTTTCCAAGATAATGAATATCTATACCTCATAATGGAATATCTACCTGGTGGAGACATGATGACTCTGCTTATGAGAAAAGATACATTGACCGATGATGAAGCCAGATTTTATGTTGCTGAAACAGTTTTGGCTATTGAATCCATCCACAAGCATAATTATGTGCATAG AGATATCAAGCCTGATAATTTGCTACTTGATAGATATGGACATTTGAGATTATCAGATTTCGGACTTTGTAAACCTTTAGATTGTAGCACACTGGAAGATAAGGATTTCTCTCCTGAGGAAAGTGTCTCCAATTCAACAGGTGAGGGGAATGCTGCTGCTCCAAAACGCACACAACAAGAACAATTGCAGCATTGGCAAAAAAATAGGAGGACACTT GCTTATTCAACTGTTGGCACTCCTGATTATATTGCCCCAGAGGTTCTACTAAAGAAAGGTTACTCATTGGAATGCGATTG GTGGTCTCTTGGTGCCATTATGTATGAGATGCTCGTGGGATATCCACCTTTCTACTCCGATGATCCGATGTCAACTTGTAGAAAG ATAGTACATTGGAAATCCCATTTGAAGTTTCCACAAGAAGCACAACTTTCCTTGGAAGCAAAAGATCTTATCAGCAGACTGCTCTGCAATGTCAACCACAGGCTAGGCTCAAAAGGCGCAGATGAAATAAAG gCTCATCCCTGGTTCAAAGGTATTGATTGGGACCGAATATATCATATGGAAGCCGCATTCATTCCCGAAGTTAATGATGAATTAGatactcaaaattttgaaaagtttgaagAG TCTGAACATCAAAGTAAGAGTTCATCAAGATCCGGACCATGGAGAAGG ATGCTTTCGTCCAAGGATATAAACTTTGTTGGCTACACTTACAAGAACTTTGAGATTGTCAATGATTATCAAGTCCCTGGAATgg CTGAacttaaaaagaagaaaaacaaaccGAAGAGACCGACAATCAAGTCACTATTTG AAGAAGAGTCGGGTAACGAATCATCATAA